The following proteins are encoded in a genomic region of Limanda limanda chromosome 22, fLimLim1.1, whole genome shotgun sequence:
- the LOC132996257 gene encoding receptor-interacting serine/threonine-protein kinase 3-like: MALPTPVLIEDSDLTSWEWIGFGGFGEIYKAKHPLWDYEVAIKLLHNDGGDRTSCLLREVRMMLRGSSKHVMQVLGVFIGRSPKSGPSEQLGLVMKYMEKGSLESLQKHLDGVQQLPLVFRLAHQVALGINFLHSLPTPLLHHDLKPSNVLLDSDLNVKLTDFGLSKASQTQAQVSKKDLEDEGGTTNYMPPEAFGLNYKPSRAFDIYSYGILLWSIATGKQPYAHAPPSVVVVLIPKGHRPSLDELSKQAELSGLMELMEKCWETSPTQRPSSSDCTKITEKLYQTHEHGINEAVHEVLKKLRNTRDPPELSLPGCRMSFVPEHFTQRLAHQVALGINFLHSLPTPLLHHDLKPNNVLLDSDINVKLTDFGLSKPSQTWAQFSKKDKGDGGGTIIFMPPEAFGLNYKPSRTYDIYSFGILLWSIATGEQPYAPYCIELEAHA, translated from the exons ATGGCTCTGCCAACTCCAGTGTTGATTGAAGACTCGGACCTCACAAGCTGGGAATGGATCGGCTTCGGGGGGTTTGGAGAAATCTACAAAGCCAAGCATCCGCTGTGGGACTACGAAGTGGCCATTAAGCTGCTTCATAATGATGGCGG agaCAGGACCAGTTGTTTGCTGCGGGAGGTCAGAATGATGCTTCGAGGAAGCAGCAAGCATGTTATGCAGGTCCTTGGCGTCTTCATTGGTCGATCACCGAAATCTGGACCATCAGAACAGCTGGGTCTGGTCATGAAGTACATGGAGAAAGGATCTCTGGAATCCCTACAG AAACATTTAGACGGAGTTCAACAGTTACCGCTGGTCTTCAGGCTGGCTCACCAGGTGGCTCTGGGGATAAACTTCCTCCACAGCCTCCCCACTCCCCTCCTCCACCATGACCTGAAGCCCAGCAACGTGCTGCTGGACTCGGATCTCAATGTCAAG ctcacaGATTTTGGCCTTTCTAAGGCTAGTCAGACTCAGGCTCAGGTTTCCAAGAAGGATTTAGAAGACGAGGGAGGGACGACCAACTACATGCCACCGGAGGCTTTTGGATTAAATTACAAACCTTCAAGAGCCTTTGATATCTACAG CTATGGTATCCTGCTGTGGTCCATCGCCACAGGGAAACAACCGTATGCAC ATGCACCCCCCAGCGTTGTGGTGGTCCTGATCCCCAAGGGACACCGACCATCGTTGGACGAGCTCAGCAAACAGGCGGAGCTGAGTGGACTGATGGAGCTCATGGAAAAATGTTGGGAGACCAGTCCCACCCAAAgaccctcatcctctg ATTGTACAAAGATCACAGAGAAACTGTATCAGACGCACGAACATGGAATTAATGAGGCTGTCCATGAAGTGCTGAAGAAACTG AGAAATACTAGAGACCCTcccgaactcagtctcccaggatgCCGCATGTCCTTTGTTCCGGAgcacttcacacagag GCTGGCTCACCAGGTGGCTCTTGGGATAAACTTCCTCCACAGCCTCCCCACTCCCCTCCTCCACCATGACCTGAAGCCCAACAACGTGCTGCTGGACTCGGATATCAATGTCAAG ctcacaGATTTTGGCCTTTCTAAGCCTAGTCAGACTTGGGCTCAGTTTTCCAAGAAGGATAAAGGAGACGGGGGAGGGACGATCATCTTCATGCCACCGGAGGCTTTTGGCCTAAACTACAAACCTTCACGAACCTATGATATCTACAG CTTTGGTATCCTGCTGTGGTCCATCGCCACAGGGGAACAACCGTATGCAC cctACTGCATAGAACTAGAGgcccatgcatga